In Thioflexithrix psekupsensis, the following are encoded in one genomic region:
- the nadE gene encoding NAD(+) synthase: MKYLKVGAAVLNQTPLDWEGNQQRIEVAIKAAKEAQISVLCLPELCISGYGCEDMFLSPATLLQSKRVLSALVSHTESIIVAVGLPLSYQNRIYNVVCLLANGKICGFVAKRFLAGDGIHYEPRWFQAWPEDISVELEFNGQHYPLGDIYFNCGGVRIGFEICEEAWVANRPGIKLAQRGVDIILNPSASHFAFDKHAIRQRFVLEGSRAFSVSYIYTNLLGNESGRAIYDGDALCASRGQLLASNPRFSFADYQLISAFIDVDLTRIAQARTGEAVPNLDTRVYIPFDFAPLQPTANPQCVETWELSPALREEEFARAEALGLFDYLRKSRSHGFVLSLSGGADSAAIACLIRLMVMLGVRELGMEGFCQKLAYFPLQKTDINGLMSQLLTCVYQATCYSGEITEKAAETLAFGLNASYLKLDVDFLRKGYIDLISQAINRTLHWDKDDLALQNIQARIRAPSVWLLANLKNALLLATSNRSEAALGYATMDGDTCGGLSPLAGIDKAFLRRWLCWLETQGVHDLGVMPYLHLVNNQQPTAELRPAEMQQTDEADLMPYEVVNIIEKAMVRDRQTPQEIVLLLKSLYPEQEQAQLILWVTRFFRLWSRNQWKRERYAPSFHLDDENVDPKTGCRFPILSGGFEWELKALSDNMLL; the protein is encoded by the coding sequence ATGAAATATTTAAAAGTAGGTGCAGCAGTACTTAATCAAACTCCCTTAGATTGGGAGGGGAATCAACAACGGATTGAAGTAGCCATTAAAGCAGCTAAAGAAGCACAAATCAGTGTTTTATGTTTACCAGAATTGTGTATTAGTGGTTATGGTTGTGAAGATATGTTTTTATCTCCGGCCACGTTATTGCAATCTAAACGGGTTTTATCGGCTTTAGTTTCTCACACAGAATCTATTATTGTCGCGGTCGGTTTGCCATTAAGTTATCAGAATCGAATTTATAATGTGGTTTGTTTATTAGCCAATGGGAAAATTTGTGGTTTTGTGGCGAAACGTTTCTTAGCAGGCGATGGTATTCACTATGAGCCACGCTGGTTTCAAGCGTGGCCAGAAGATATTTCCGTCGAATTAGAATTTAATGGGCAACATTATCCGCTTGGGGATATTTATTTTAATTGTGGTGGGGTGAGAATTGGTTTTGAAATTTGTGAAGAAGCATGGGTCGCCAATCGACCTGGGATTAAATTAGCCCAGCGAGGTGTGGATATTATTTTAAATCCCAGTGCCAGTCATTTTGCATTTGATAAACATGCGATTAGACAGCGTTTTGTTTTAGAAGGATCACGGGCTTTTAGTGTCAGTTATATTTACACGAATTTATTGGGTAATGAATCGGGTAGAGCGATTTATGATGGAGATGCGTTATGTGCCAGTCGTGGGCAATTATTAGCGAGTAATCCGCGTTTTAGTTTTGCGGATTATCAGCTTATTAGTGCGTTTATTGATGTCGATTTAACCCGCATCGCGCAGGCGCGCACGGGGGAAGCGGTGCCAAATTTGGACACGCGGGTTTATATTCCCTTTGATTTCGCGCCTTTACAGCCCACAGCCAATCCGCAATGCGTGGAAACGTGGGAATTGAGTCCTGCTCTGCGTGAGGAAGAATTTGCGCGGGCAGAGGCGTTGGGCTTGTTTGATTATTTGCGTAAAAGTCGTTCGCATGGTTTTGTATTATCTCTCAGTGGTGGCGCGGATTCGGCGGCAATTGCTTGTTTAATTCGTTTAATGGTGATGCTAGGCGTGCGTGAATTGGGAATGGAAGGATTTTGTCAAAAATTGGCTTATTTTCCCTTGCAAAAAACAGATATTAACGGCTTAATGTCACAATTACTCACTTGCGTTTATCAGGCCACTTGTTATTCTGGAGAAATTACGGAAAAGGCTGCGGAAACTTTGGCTTTTGGTTTAAATGCCAGTTATTTAAAACTAGATGTGGATTTTTTGAGAAAAGGTTATATTGATTTAATCAGTCAAGCCATTAATAGAACGCTACATTGGGATAAAGATGATCTGGCTTTGCAAAATATTCAAGCACGCATTCGTGCGCCCAGTGTTTGGTTATTGGCGAATTTAAAAAATGCGTTATTATTAGCGACCAGTAATCGTTCAGAAGCGGCTTTAGGTTATGCCACGATGGATGGGGATACCTGTGGCGGATTAAGTCCCTTAGCAGGCATTGATAAAGCCTTTTTGCGCCGTTGGTTATGTTGGTTAGAAACGCAAGGCGTGCATGATTTAGGCGTAATGCCTTATTTGCATTTAGTGAATAATCAACAACCTACCGCAGAATTACGTCCAGCCGAAATGCAACAAACCGATGAAGCCGATTTAATGCCTTATGAAGTGGTTAATATTATTGAAAAAGCGATGGTTAGAGATCGACAAACACCACAAGAAATTGTTTTGTTATTAAAAAGCCTATATCCAGAGCAAGAACAGGCGCAATTGATTTTATGGGTGACGCGCTTTTTTCGTTTATGGAGTCGCAATCAATGGAAACGAGAAAGATATGCGCCCAGTTTTCACTTAGATGATGAAAATGTTGACCCTAAAACAGGCTGTCGTTTTCCTATTTTATCGGGTGGATTTGAATGGGAATTAAAGGCTTTATCTGATAATATGCTGCTGTAA
- a CDS encoding RNA polymerase subunit sigma-24 has translation MTLLLALCSGSASVLADGSIIETVDAAKSVGSAAALAYGVQGASGAAIMSNMATAGAVIGGGVVAGAGLVGGAGGLGAAHLMNEALYTNCENQSACDKAQTGTYAGAVAGAAGSVATLATVGAGPAGLATIGAAVGGGMAAGAAAVVAAPVVAAAAVGGLVYWLFSDD, from the coding sequence GTGACCTTATTACTTGCTTTATGTTCAGGTTCAGCTTCGGTTTTGGCTGATGGCAGTATTATTGAAACTGTAGATGCAGCAAAATCAGTTGGTAGTGCTGCTGCTTTAGCATACGGTGTTCAAGGGGCTTCTGGTGCGGCAATCATGAGCAACATGGCAACAGCAGGAGCAGTTATCGGTGGTGGTGTTGTTGCAGGAGCAGGCTTAGTAGGGGGTGCTGGTGGCTTAGGCGCGGCTCATTTGATGAACGAAGCACTTTATACCAATTGTGAAAATCAAAGTGCTTGTGATAAAGCGCAAACGGGTACTTATGCAGGGGCTGTAGCAGGTGCCGCAGGTTCTGTGGCAACATTGGCTACAGTAGGTGCAGGTCCCGCTGGTTTAGCCACAATTGGTGCAGCAGTAGGTGGTGGAATGGCGGCGGGTGCAGCCGCTGTTGTTGCCGCTCCCGTTGTAGCGGCCGCTGCGGTGGGTGGATTGGTTTATTGGCTGTTTAGCGACGACTAA